A stretch of Henckelia pumila isolate YLH828 chromosome 4, ASM3356847v2, whole genome shotgun sequence DNA encodes these proteins:
- the LOC140862826 gene encoding uncharacterized protein — protein sequence MPCVIGNLKIERAMLDLGVSINVMPYSIYCDLNLGPLKETRVMIQLADRYNAYPEGVVEDILVQVKELIFPADFYILRMEEDSMSNSPPILLGRPFMKTSRTKIDVDDGTLCNGPGASLHSSGARNHCAMKGRTRTINLVFVGSKTSNRFFELWGAFP from the coding sequence ATGCCTTGTGTTATTGGGAATTTGAAGATTGAGCGTGCCATGTTAGATTTAGGTGTATCCATAAATGTCATGccatattcaatttattgtgaTCTAAATCTGGGTCCTTTGAAAGAAACTAGAGTGATGATCCAATTGGCAGATCGTTATAATGCATACCCGGAAGGAGTTGTTGAAGATATCTTGGTGCAGGTTAAGGAATTGATATTTCCTGCAGATTTCTATATCTTGCGAATGGAAGAGGACTCCATGTCGAATTCGCCTCCAATTCTGTTGGGGAGGCCATTCATGAAAACATCTAGGACCAAGATTGATGTTGATGATGGTACCCTTTGTAATGGTCCGGGTGCGTCCCTTCACAGCTCAGGGGCCCGCAACCATTGTGCTATGAAGGGACGCACTCGGACCATTAATCTCGTTTTTGTTGGTTCTAAAACTAGTAATCGATTCTTTGAGTTGTGGGGAGCATTTCCTTAG